A stretch of the Kroppenstedtia eburnea genome encodes the following:
- the aroQ gene encoding type II 3-dehydroquinate dehydratase — protein MPKVMVLHGPNLNLLGKREPDIYGGGTLTELNERLRTKGGELGLEVETFQSNHEGDLIDQIHGAEGRVDVLVINPGAFTHYSYAIRDALASVSVPAIEVHISNVHGREPFRERSVTAPVTRGQIIGFGFHSYELALTAAVTLVRERA, from the coding sequence ATGCCCAAAGTGATGGTGTTGCACGGGCCCAACCTGAATCTGTTGGGAAAACGGGAACCGGACATTTACGGGGGCGGGACACTGACAGAGCTGAATGAGCGACTGCGTACCAAAGGCGGGGAACTGGGCTTGGAGGTGGAGACCTTTCAGTCCAACCATGAGGGGGATCTGATCGATCAGATCCACGGGGCCGAGGGAAGAGTGGATGTGCTGGTGATCAACCCCGGTGCATTTACTCACTACAGTTATGCGATCCGGGATGCCCTCGCTTCTGTATCCGTTCCCGCGATTGAAGTACATATTTCCAATGTGCATGGGAGAGAACCCTTCCGGGAGCGTTCCGTCACCGCGCCTGTCACACGGGGACAGATCATCGGATTCGGTTTCCACAGTTACGAGTTGGCTCTGACCGCCGCTGTCACACTGGTCAGGGAAAGGGCCTAA
- a CDS encoding M24 family metallopeptidase, with translation MEKRLMRLRRLMEERGIEALLISHPVNRRYLTGFTGSSGWVVVTRKEQILITDFRYRGQVKDQAPHFEFVEHQGNPFADVKQILDRSGVRAIAFEENHLTFSQHRKLAESLGSLQTVPSSDLVERLRLIKDEEEIQRIRDAVAVSDGAFERILKEMRPGMTERDISLRLEFLMREAGAESSSFDMIIASGPRSALPHGVASDRVLETGDLVTMDFGAYYQGYCSDMTRTVMLGSPSERQREIYGIVLEAQKRAIQAIKPGISGKEVDATARDYIRDHGYGEAFGHSTGHGLGMELHEGPTLSYRNERGLEPGMVVTVEPGIYLPDVGGVRIEDNVLVTDEGYEVLTKSPKELIQID, from the coding sequence ATGGAAAAACGGTTGATGCGGCTGCGGCGCTTGATGGAAGAGCGTGGTATCGAGGCCCTGTTGATCTCCCATCCTGTCAACCGCCGGTATTTAACCGGATTCACCGGTTCTTCCGGCTGGGTGGTGGTGACCCGGAAGGAACAAATCCTGATCACGGATTTTCGGTACAGGGGTCAGGTGAAAGACCAGGCGCCCCACTTCGAGTTTGTGGAACATCAGGGGAATCCCTTCGCCGATGTGAAACAAATCCTGGATCGTTCAGGGGTCCGCGCCATCGCCTTTGAGGAAAACCACCTCACCTTCAGCCAGCACAGGAAGCTGGCGGAGTCGCTGGGGAGCCTGCAAACGGTACCCTCTTCCGATTTGGTGGAAAGACTGAGGCTGATCAAGGATGAGGAAGAAATCCAGCGGATCCGGGATGCCGTTGCCGTCTCTGACGGGGCTTTTGAAAGGATTCTGAAAGAGATGCGACCCGGAATGACGGAGCGGGATATTTCCCTGCGCCTGGAATTCCTCATGCGGGAGGCGGGTGCGGAATCCTCTTCCTTTGACATGATCATCGCCTCCGGTCCCCGCTCCGCTCTCCCCCACGGGGTGGCCAGTGACCGTGTGTTGGAAACCGGGGATCTGGTCACGATGGATTTCGGTGCTTATTATCAGGGGTATTGCTCCGACATGACCCGGACCGTGATGCTGGGAAGTCCCTCAGAGCGACAACGGGAGATATACGGGATCGTTCTTGAAGCCCAGAAGCGGGCGATTCAAGCGATCAAACCCGGAATCAGCGGCAAGGAAGTGGATGCGACGGCAAGAGATTATATCCGGGATCACGGATATGGGGAAGCATTCGGCCACAGCACCGGTCACGGTTTGGGGATGGAGCTTCATGAAGGTCCCACCTTATCCTACAGGAATGAACGGGGACTGGAGCCGGGAATGGTGGTCACCGTGGAACCGGGAATTTACCTCCCGGATGTGGGTGGTGTCCGGATTGAGGACAATGTATTGGTCACGGATGAAGGGTATGAAGTATTGACGAAAAGCCCCAAGGAACTGATTCAGATCGACTGA
- the efp gene encoding elongation factor P, translating to MISTSEFRTGLTIELDGDVWQVMEFQHVKPGKGAAFVRSKLRNLRNGNIQERTFRAGEKMARAHVESRQMQFLYESGGEYTFMDNETYDQVTLPAERLEREVKFLKENMNVNLVIYNGETLGVDLPNTVELEVVETDPGIRGDTATGGSKPAKLETGLVVQVPLFINQGDRLVVDTRKGEYVSRA from the coding sequence ATGATTTCCACCAGCGAATTCCGTACCGGGCTCACGATTGAGTTGGATGGGGATGTATGGCAAGTAATGGAATTTCAGCATGTCAAACCGGGGAAAGGGGCGGCTTTTGTCCGTTCCAAACTGCGGAATCTCCGCAACGGGAACATACAGGAGCGCACCTTCCGCGCCGGTGAAAAAATGGCCCGGGCCCATGTGGAAAGCCGCCAGATGCAATTTCTTTACGAGAGTGGCGGCGAGTACACCTTTATGGATAATGAGACCTACGATCAGGTGACTCTCCCGGCGGAGCGGCTGGAGCGGGAAGTCAAGTTTCTCAAGGAAAACATGAACGTCAACCTGGTCATCTATAACGGGGAGACTCTGGGGGTGGACCTTCCCAACACGGTGGAGTTGGAAGTGGTGGAGACCGATCCGGGGATCCGGGGGGATACCGCCACCGGCGGATCCAAACCGGCCAAACTGGAGACCGGTTTGGTGGTGCAGGTTCCCCTCTTTATCAACCAGGGGGATCGGCTGGTTGTCGACACCCGAAAAGGTGAATATGTTTCCCGGGCCTGA
- a CDS encoding DUF441 domain-containing protein: MNPDLLLVLLIVIGLIGRSPIIATAASLLLILKLTHLERFFPAVERRGLEIGLLFLTIAVLVPFASGRISLKEVLGVFTSVPGILAIAGGAIATYMNGKGLDLLKVDPQMIIGLVIGSIFGILFLRGIPVGPLMAAGITAFLMKIAQWIWS; the protein is encoded by the coding sequence ATGAATCCAGATCTCTTGTTGGTGTTGTTGATCGTCATCGGGCTCATCGGCCGCTCGCCCATTATAGCGACTGCTGCCAGCTTGTTGCTCATCTTGAAATTGACCCATCTGGAACGTTTTTTCCCCGCCGTTGAGCGCAGGGGATTGGAGATCGGACTGTTGTTCCTGACGATCGCTGTTCTGGTCCCCTTCGCTTCCGGCCGCATCTCCCTCAAAGAGGTTCTCGGGGTGTTCACCTCCGTCCCCGGAATCCTGGCCATCGCCGGAGGAGCCATCGCCACATATATGAACGGTAAAGGATTGGATCTTTTAAAAGTGGATCCCCAAATGATCATCGGACTGGTGATCGGGTCCATATTCGGCATCCTCTTTTTACGGGGAATCCCCGTGGGCCCGCTGATGGCTGCGGGAATCACCGCCTTTCTGATGAAAATCGCCCAATGGATCTGGTCTTGA
- a CDS encoding 2-phosphosulfolactate phosphatase yields the protein MIATVIPHVDDLHADQLVNRTVVMIDAFRASSCMVTALANGALFIIPAETVSKARELATDGILTGGERFGKSLEGFDLGNSPADYSEDRVNNKGIVMTTTNGTRALLKADRASEIRVGCFLNASSCAKAIRDLHRDVVFLCAGTRGSFSLEDGMAAGCILHHLLEIIPSAELSDLAHTLRLGYLSCRERLTDILPMSQAGRRLIARGHRRDLLDCLQRDRYDIVPRWQQGRIIR from the coding sequence ATGATCGCCACGGTCATCCCCCACGTGGATGATCTCCACGCCGATCAATTGGTCAACCGAACCGTCGTCATGATTGATGCCTTCCGCGCTTCCAGCTGTATGGTGACCGCTCTGGCCAACGGAGCCCTGTTCATCATTCCCGCCGAAACCGTTTCCAAAGCCCGGGAGCTTGCCACAGACGGGATATTAACCGGTGGAGAGCGATTCGGTAAAAGCTTGGAAGGATTTGACCTGGGAAATTCACCGGCGGATTACTCCGAGGACAGAGTGAATAACAAGGGAATTGTCATGACCACCACCAATGGAACCCGGGCTCTGCTGAAAGCGGATCGGGCATCGGAAATCCGGGTGGGCTGTTTTTTGAATGCCTCTTCCTGTGCAAAAGCCATCCGGGATCTGCACCGGGACGTCGTCTTTCTCTGTGCCGGAACCCGGGGGAGTTTTTCCCTGGAAGACGGGATGGCAGCCGGTTGCATCCTCCACCATCTCCTGGAGATAATTCCGTCAGCCGAATTGAGTGATCTGGCCCACACCCTGCGGTTGGGGTACCTTTCCTGCCGGGAGCGTCTCACCGACATTCTCCCCATGAGTCAGGCGGGCCGGCGTTTAATCGCCCGGGGGCATCGCCGGGATCTCCTGGATTGTCTGCAAAGGGATCGATACGACATCGTCCCCCGCTGGCAACAGGGCCGAATCATCCGATGA
- a CDS encoding phosphosulfolactate synthase — translation MEPTAKPIWEQRLRDPSLTRKEKPRSSGLTMVIDKGMGISAFRDLLELAADYIDFIKLGFGTTGLTPFHLLREKLRLSEAYGVHLYPGGTFFEVAYTQDGMNHYFETLSRIGFQWLEISDGTITLSPGQRSESIRAARDSSFRVITEIGKKQKGSITPVAELVETFHLDRENGAEFIIVEGRESGQDIGMFNEKGDVDTDYVLNVEQQLDGSRIWWECPQGTQQITLLKLLGADTNLGNIPAHEVLSVESLRRGLRSDTFYTFGSPREEATL, via the coding sequence ATGGAGCCAACAGCAAAACCGATCTGGGAACAACGACTCCGGGACCCTTCCCTCACCAGGAAGGAGAAACCCCGCTCCAGCGGACTGACGATGGTGATCGACAAGGGGATGGGCATCTCCGCCTTCCGGGATCTTCTGGAATTGGCGGCCGACTACATCGATTTCATCAAACTGGGTTTTGGCACCACCGGCCTCACCCCGTTCCACCTGTTGCGAGAGAAGCTTCGTTTATCCGAAGCATATGGTGTACATCTGTACCCCGGCGGCACCTTTTTTGAAGTGGCTTATACTCAGGATGGGATGAACCACTATTTTGAAACCCTGTCCCGGATCGGATTTCAATGGTTGGAGATCTCCGACGGCACCATCACACTCTCTCCCGGGCAGCGCTCAGAGTCGATCAGAGCGGCCAGGGACTCTTCTTTCCGGGTGATCACGGAAATCGGGAAAAAACAGAAAGGTTCCATCACCCCGGTGGCAGAATTGGTGGAAACCTTTCACCTGGACCGGGAGAATGGAGCAGAGTTTATCATTGTCGAGGGCAGGGAGTCCGGGCAGGACATCGGCATGTTCAATGAAAAAGGGGATGTGGACACCGATTACGTTCTGAACGTGGAACAACAACTGGATGGTTCACGGATTTGGTGGGAATGCCCCCAGGGGACACAGCAGATCACCCTTCTGAAGCTCCTCGGTGCTGACACCAACCTGGGCAATATCCCCGCTCATGAAGTCTTATCGGTGGAATCCCTGCGAAGAGGATTGCGCTCCGACACCTTTTACACCTTTGGTTCCCCCCGGGAGGAAGCCACCCTATGA
- a CDS encoding MFS transporter — protein sequence MAASGNTQQKKQSKVLVLAILSAVPVIMVLGNSMLIPVLPTIQSDLKISPLQVSLLITLFSIPAGIIIPLSGILSDRYGRKMVIAPSLLLYGAGGLLTGFAAVWGGGIYWLMLTGRIIQGIGAAGTAPIAMALVSDLYKKEERSSALGVIEAANGFGKVVSPILGSLLALITWYALFFTFPILTVPIALALWFFIQEPKQNRNPQPLSKYRENITKTWKRDGRWLLVTFLAGALTLFILFGVLFFLSDFLEKRYGIDGVVKGLVLAIPLLAMSSVSLWAGNHVKQKIQTMKRFIVTGLFIVSIGMALVPFLSNTYFLITDLVGIGIGSGLILPCLNTLITSAVGSKERGIVTSLYGSVRFLGVALGPPVFGALAKTKLLLYLGNAGLALITGILVIWAIRKPERLRSPHGHSRLYLGRKRLRST from the coding sequence GTGGCGGCGTCCGGAAATACCCAACAAAAGAAGCAAAGCAAAGTACTCGTCCTCGCCATTTTAAGCGCGGTGCCCGTGATCATGGTTCTGGGGAATTCCATGTTGATTCCAGTTCTGCCCACCATCCAATCCGATCTGAAAATCAGCCCGTTGCAGGTCAGTCTGTTGATCACCCTGTTTTCCATTCCTGCAGGAATCATCATCCCCTTGAGCGGCATCCTTTCCGATCGTTACGGGCGGAAAATGGTGATCGCCCCCTCCCTTCTCCTCTACGGAGCAGGGGGCTTGCTCACCGGTTTTGCCGCCGTTTGGGGAGGAGGAATTTATTGGCTGATGCTGACGGGACGGATCATTCAAGGCATCGGAGCGGCGGGGACGGCCCCGATCGCCATGGCCTTGGTGAGCGATCTGTATAAAAAAGAAGAACGAAGCAGTGCCTTGGGCGTGATCGAAGCGGCAAACGGATTCGGCAAAGTGGTCAGTCCCATTCTGGGATCCTTGCTCGCTCTGATCACCTGGTATGCCCTTTTCTTCACTTTTCCGATCCTGACTGTCCCCATCGCCCTGGCTCTTTGGTTTTTCATCCAGGAACCGAAACAAAACCGCAACCCCCAACCCCTTTCCAAGTACAGGGAAAACATCACGAAAACATGGAAACGGGATGGGAGGTGGTTATTGGTCACCTTTCTGGCCGGAGCATTGACGTTGTTCATCCTGTTCGGTGTTTTGTTTTTCCTCTCCGATTTTCTGGAGAAGCGCTACGGAATTGACGGGGTGGTGAAAGGGCTGGTGCTGGCCATACCGTTGTTGGCGATGAGCTCCGTCTCCCTGTGGGCCGGAAACCATGTCAAACAGAAGATCCAAACCATGAAACGGTTTATTGTCACCGGTCTGTTTATCGTCTCCATCGGGATGGCTCTGGTTCCCTTTCTGTCCAACACCTATTTTTTAATCACTGATCTGGTGGGAATCGGAATCGGCAGCGGACTGATTCTCCCCTGTTTGAACACCTTGATCACTTCGGCGGTGGGCTCCAAAGAACGGGGAATTGTCACCTCGCTCTACGGAAGCGTCCGTTTCCTCGGCGTCGCTCTGGGGCCACCGGTGTTCGGCGCGTTGGCCAAAACCAAATTACTGTTGTACCTGGGAAATGCCGGTCTGGCTTTAATCACAGGCATCTTGGTCATCTGGGCCATCCGAAAGCCGGAACGCCTTCGCAGCCCCCATGGCCACAGTCGACTCTATCTGGGGCGCAAGCGGCTCAGATCCACGTGA
- a CDS encoding CD1247 N-terminal domain-containing protein translates to MEYQTHVPSNSLRRDLAFIRGLLEGQGHAEETPEGKVLGRLVRVLDELAEENEKLTVRLSELEEYVEAVDEDLNELELIIYDDEELDDEDIGFWEVKCPNCDESVLVNEEIFDTAEEADLICPRCDTVLRVNDEGEIREESVLIEQ, encoded by the coding sequence ATGGAATACCAAACCCATGTTCCATCCAACAGCCTGCGGAGGGATTTGGCCTTCATCAGAGGATTATTGGAGGGACAGGGACACGCGGAAGAGACACCCGAGGGAAAAGTCCTGGGACGCTTGGTTCGTGTATTGGATGAACTGGCAGAGGAGAATGAAAAGCTGACTGTACGCCTTTCTGAATTGGAGGAGTACGTGGAGGCGGTGGATGAAGACCTGAATGAACTGGAACTGATCATTTATGATGATGAGGAACTTGATGACGAAGACATCGGTTTTTGGGAGGTAAAGTGTCCCAATTGCGATGAGTCTGTATTGGTGAACGAGGAGATTTTTGATACCGCCGAAGAGGCGGATCTCATCTGTCCCCGGTGTGACACCGTTCTTCGTGTCAATGACGAGGGAGAGATCCGGGAAGAATCGGTGCTGATCGAACAGTGA
- the spoIIIAA gene encoding stage III sporulation protein AA produces MLAPILEVLPLSIRGLVESLPSRVYESLEEIRVRQGSPLEVATPFHSMFLSPSGQVVTREREGYRPDREDCQKMLNLVSRHSLYALEEELRRGYVTIRGGHRIGLSGRVVVEAGKVKHIRDVTGFNLRVARQVKGVARRLLSRILPGGQLENILIVSPPQCGKTTLLRDLTRIVSSGETIPSRKVGVVDERSEIAGCVEGVPQHDVGPRTDVLDGCPKAEGMMMLIRSMSPELLVVDEIGRREDGEAVFEAVHAGVSLFTTAHGSSMEEVCRRPGIAQLVREGVFTRYILLSRKQGPGTVEAIYDRGLNPVQESGVVKTGC; encoded by the coding sequence ATGCTCGCTCCCATTTTGGAAGTGCTCCCTCTGTCCATTCGCGGGTTGGTAGAATCCCTTCCGTCCCGGGTGTATGAATCTCTGGAAGAGATTCGGGTGCGTCAGGGGAGCCCGTTGGAGGTGGCCACCCCCTTTCACTCCATGTTCCTCAGCCCCTCGGGTCAGGTGGTGACTCGGGAGAGGGAGGGGTATCGGCCGGACAGAGAGGATTGTCAGAAGATGCTGAACCTGGTCAGCCGCCATTCGCTGTATGCTCTGGAAGAAGAACTGCGAAGGGGATACGTCACGATCCGGGGAGGTCACCGGATCGGTTTGTCCGGCCGGGTGGTGGTGGAGGCCGGAAAAGTGAAACATATCCGCGATGTCACCGGATTTAATCTGCGAGTGGCCCGCCAGGTGAAGGGAGTCGCACGGCGATTGCTTTCCCGGATCCTTCCGGGGGGACAGCTGGAAAATATATTGATCGTCTCCCCGCCCCAATGTGGCAAGACAACTCTGCTCCGGGATCTGACCCGGATCGTCAGCTCGGGGGAAACGATCCCGTCCCGGAAGGTCGGGGTGGTGGATGAGCGCTCGGAGATTGCCGGATGTGTGGAAGGGGTTCCCCAGCATGACGTGGGTCCCCGGACCGATGTGCTGGATGGATGTCCCAAGGCAGAGGGGATGATGATGTTGATCCGCTCCATGTCCCCGGAACTCCTGGTGGTGGACGAGATCGGTCGACGGGAAGACGGTGAGGCGGTCTTCGAGGCCGTACACGCCGGTGTCTCTCTGTTCACAACTGCCCATGGAAGTTCGATGGAGGAGGTATGCCGGCGACCGGGAATCGCTCAACTGGTTCGGGAAGGTGTGTTCACCCGCTATATTTTATTGAGCCGAAAACAGGGACCCGGGACGGTGGAGGCGATCTACGACAGGGGGCTGAACCCGGTGCAGGAATCCGGGGTGGTGAAGACGGGATGTTGA
- the spoIIIAB gene encoding stage III sporulation protein SpoIIIAB, translating into MLKMIGACMILLSTTAFGFRKARAYAERPRQIRQMRGALSLMRTEISFGSRRLDRICEQIGHREKEPVRSLYARCAHYLREMDGVSTFECWKRAVEETWPATELKQPEKEVITDFGKTLGISDREDQLAHLARTQTNLEVEEGRAREEQERYEKMCKSLGILGGALIVILIY; encoded by the coding sequence ATGTTGAAAATGATCGGTGCTTGTATGATCCTCCTGTCCACCACGGCCTTTGGATTTCGGAAGGCCCGGGCCTATGCGGAGAGACCCCGGCAAATCCGGCAGATGCGGGGAGCGCTCTCCCTCATGCGGACGGAAATCTCCTTTGGATCCAGACGGTTGGACCGGATTTGTGAACAGATCGGTCACCGGGAAAAGGAGCCGGTCCGAAGTTTGTATGCCCGCTGTGCTCACTATCTCAGAGAGATGGATGGGGTTTCCACTTTCGAGTGTTGGAAGCGGGCGGTGGAGGAGACTTGGCCCGCCACAGAACTGAAACAGCCGGAGAAAGAAGTGATCACAGACTTTGGAAAAACCCTGGGGATCTCCGACCGGGAGGATCAACTGGCCCATCTGGCCCGGACACAGACCAATCTGGAAGTGGAGGAAGGCCGGGCACGGGAGGAGCAGGAGCGTTATGAGAAGATGTGCAAAAGCCTGGGCATCCTGGGGGGAGCACTGATCGTGATCCTGATTTACTAA
- the spoIIIAC gene encoding stage III sporulation protein AC, giving the protein MPYNVDAIFQIAGIGIIVAMLHTVLKQMGKEEYAHWVTLIGFIVVLFMVVVLVEDLFQTIKNVFLFS; this is encoded by the coding sequence ATGCCTTATAACGTCGACGCCATCTTTCAAATCGCGGGCATAGGCATTATCGTGGCCATGTTGCACACGGTATTGAAACAGATGGGAAAAGAGGAATATGCCCACTGGGTCACGTTGATCGGTTTTATCGTCGTGTTGTTCATGGTGGTGGTTTTGGTGGAAGATTTGTTCCAAACCATCAAAAACGTGTTTCTATTCTCATAG
- the spoIIIAD gene encoding stage III sporulation protein AD: protein MEMVQVVGLGLIATFLILVIKEQKPVFAFLLATFTGVVIFLSLIDKIADVLGILTQLAEKARVNSMFLETVLKIIGIAYIAEFGAQVTRDAGQGSIASKIELAGKILIMVMAIPIITMMIETVVQILPS from the coding sequence TTGGAAATGGTCCAGGTGGTGGGCCTGGGACTGATCGCCACCTTTCTGATCCTGGTCATCAAAGAACAGAAACCGGTGTTCGCCTTCCTGTTGGCCACTTTTACCGGTGTGGTGATCTTCCTCAGCCTGATCGACAAAATTGCTGATGTCCTCGGGATTCTGACCCAACTGGCCGAAAAAGCCCGGGTAAACTCCATGTTCTTGGAAACCGTGTTGAAAATCATCGGAATTGCATATATCGCGGAGTTTGGGGCGCAAGTGACCAGAGACGCGGGTCAGGGCTCCATCGCCTCCAAAATCGAATTGGCCGGAAAGATTTTAATCATGGTGATGGCGATCCCCATTATCACGATGATGATCGAAACCGTAGTGCAAATACTTCCTTCATGA
- the spoIIIAE gene encoding stage III sporulation protein AE, which produces MGVWIRLLGPVLLLLVTLPPPVAMAAEGEGLEEKVVRTQLDQLHTEELESFWEELRREYGRFFPGDQPRDLFDLAGSSGKGATDWKAYLTAFGRYLFQEVLYNGKLLGTIIVLTVFSMILRTLQTAFERNQVSKIAYAIAFMVIIILAVDSFSVAVESAQTAISRMNHIMMALVPLVLTLLASMGNLGSVGMFHPMIVLMIHLIGTLIHAVVFPILFFSAILSIVSCLSDKYKVNQLAGLLRKVSVGILGSMLTVFLGIISVQGATAAVADGVTVRTAKYVTGNFVPVVGRLFSDAADTVVGASLLVKNAIGLVGVILLLLIIAFPALKILSLALVYSFSAAVMQPLGNSPIIECLSIISKTLIYIFAALATVGMMFFLAITIIVAAGNISVMIR; this is translated from the coding sequence ATGGGTGTTTGGATCCGCCTGCTCGGCCCGGTGCTCCTCCTCCTTGTCACTCTTCCACCTCCCGTCGCGATGGCGGCGGAAGGGGAAGGATTGGAAGAAAAAGTGGTTCGGACTCAGCTGGATCAACTTCATACCGAGGAGTTGGAATCTTTCTGGGAGGAACTGAGGAGGGAATACGGCCGTTTTTTTCCCGGAGATCAGCCCCGGGACCTCTTTGATCTGGCAGGTTCCTCCGGCAAAGGGGCCACGGATTGGAAGGCGTATCTGACCGCTTTCGGCAGATATCTGTTTCAGGAAGTGCTCTATAACGGCAAGCTGTTGGGGACGATTATTGTACTGACGGTATTCAGCATGATTTTGCGAACGTTGCAGACTGCCTTTGAACGGAATCAAGTGAGCAAGATCGCCTATGCCATCGCCTTTATGGTGATCATCATCCTGGCGGTGGACAGCTTCTCTGTGGCGGTGGAATCCGCCCAAACGGCGATCTCCCGCATGAACCATATCATGATGGCCTTGGTGCCTCTGGTGTTGACATTGTTGGCATCCATGGGAAATCTGGGTTCAGTCGGGATGTTTCACCCGATGATCGTCCTCATGATCCACCTCATCGGAACCCTGATCCACGCTGTCGTATTTCCCATCCTCTTTTTCTCGGCAATTCTCAGCATCGTCAGCTGCCTGTCCGACAAATACAAGGTGAACCAATTGGCGGGATTGCTGAGAAAAGTGAGTGTGGGGATACTGGGAAGCATGTTGACCGTCTTCTTGGGGATCATTTCGGTTCAGGGTGCCACAGCGGCGGTGGCAGACGGTGTGACGGTACGGACAGCCAAATATGTCACCGGTAACTTTGTTCCGGTGGTGGGCCGTTTGTTTTCCGATGCCGCAGACACCGTGGTGGGCGCCTCTCTGTTGGTGAAAAATGCAATCGGTTTGGTGGGTGTGATCCTTCTCCTTCTGATCATCGCGTTTCCGGCCCTGAAGATCCTTTCCTTGGCTTTGGTGTACAGTTTCTCCGCAGCTGTTATGCAGCCTCTTGGAAACAGCCCGATCATCGAATGTCTCAGTATCATATCCAAGACTTTGATCTATATCTTTGCCGCCTTGGCCACTGTGGGGATGATGTTTTTCCTGGCCATCACCATCATTGTGGCTGCGGGCAACATCTCGGTGATGATCCGGTAG
- the spoIIIAF gene encoding stage III sporulation protein AF, translating to MIELLSGWLKQIVILVLIAVFMDLLLPNNSMERYVKLVMGLLIILAILSPIFQWIRQDLDLTQLAFDTTQMDEKGLPSLSGIQEESKRLTKTQDRLVREEAQRRLEQTITKEVEQRFQVKVDQTRVQTEEGETGVGIAQVSLTVHPAEKEEKKEIPAVPPVEEVKPVMIDGGRDRERGEARKESSSSTQSVWEEKITRYLAKTLQLEDGQVHVEVLQGNQGR from the coding sequence ATGATCGAACTGTTGAGCGGTTGGCTGAAACAAATCGTGATCCTGGTTTTGATCGCCGTCTTTATGGACCTCCTTCTGCCCAACAATTCCATGGAAAGATATGTGAAGTTGGTCATGGGACTGTTGATCATCCTGGCCATCCTTTCCCCGATCTTCCAATGGATCCGCCAAGACTTGGATCTGACCCAACTGGCTTTTGACACGACTCAGATGGATGAGAAGGGACTCCCCTCTCTGTCCGGGATTCAAGAGGAAAGCAAACGGCTGACAAAGACACAGGACAGACTGGTGCGGGAAGAGGCACAGCGGCGTCTGGAGCAGACGATTACAAAAGAGGTGGAACAACGCTTCCAGGTCAAAGTGGATCAAACCCGGGTTCAAACCGAGGAAGGGGAAACAGGCGTCGGGATCGCCCAGGTGTCGCTCACGGTGCATCCGGCTGAAAAGGAAGAGAAAAAGGAGATCCCCGCCGTCCCACCGGTGGAGGAAGTGAAGCCGGTGATGATCGACGGAGGCCGGGACAGGGAGCGTGGAGAGGCACGGAAGGAAAGTTCATCTTCCACACAGAGCGTGTGGGAGGAGAAAATCACCCGCTACCTGGCGAAAACACTCCAACTCGAGGACGGACAAGTACACGTGGAAGTTCTTCAGGGGAATCAGGGGAGGTGA
- the spoIIIAG gene encoding stage III sporulation protein AG produces the protein MLKQLLDRVEKSLGDGGDGGRRVSAFRWLIIIGCFGVALMILSSFFSVHEETGLPETQTQVKKEESAVWNKEAKNMTIKDYESLYEARLTEVLSKIVGVDDVAVMVNLDSSEETVVEKDIRRSNQVTDEQDQKGGTRKSNQENSDAKVVLRRNGDGEQPIVLKKLKPQVRGVLVVAKGAENLKVKAAMIEAIQRVLDVPMHRISVMPKG, from the coding sequence GTGTTGAAACAGCTCCTGGATCGGGTGGAGAAATCCCTTGGGGACGGGGGAGACGGCGGCAGGCGGGTGAGTGCCTTCCGTTGGTTGATCATAATCGGGTGTTTCGGGGTGGCTCTCATGATCCTATCATCTTTTTTCTCGGTTCATGAAGAGACGGGTTTGCCTGAAACCCAAACCCAGGTGAAAAAGGAGGAATCGGCGGTCTGGAACAAAGAGGCGAAAAACATGACGATCAAAGATTATGAATCACTTTATGAAGCGCGTTTGACCGAGGTATTGAGCAAGATTGTAGGTGTCGATGACGTGGCGGTGATGGTCAACCTGGATTCCTCGGAAGAGACTGTGGTGGAGAAAGATATCCGCAGATCCAATCAAGTGACTGATGAACAGGATCAAAAGGGGGGGACCCGGAAAAGCAACCAGGAAAATTCCGATGCAAAGGTGGTGTTGCGGAGAAACGGGGACGGGGAACAACCGATTGTGCTCAAAAAGTTGAAACCCCAGGTGAGAGGGGTGCTGGTGGTGGCCAAAGGCGCGGAAAATCTGAAGGTCAAAGCGGCCATGATCGAAGCGATCCAGCGGGTGCTGGACGTTCCGATGCACCGAATATCCGTGATGCCCAAAGGATGA